A window from Bosea sp. ANAM02 encodes these proteins:
- a CDS encoding cupredoxin family protein, translating into MIPAAFKLAAIAVLLSGSAAFAGPGSAGHGHGDETAYGKAGDPKKPARIVQIVMAERDGRMSFIPDRIEIRRGEQIRFQLRNNGELDHELVLATLAENLKHAVEMQKNPDMEHDDPNARRLAPKKTGEIVWAFTKAGEFDFSCLIPGHREAGMTGKIIVK; encoded by the coding sequence ATGATCCCAGCAGCCTTCAAACTCGCCGCAATCGCGGTCCTCCTCTCAGGCAGTGCGGCTTTCGCCGGCCCAGGTTCCGCCGGACACGGCCATGGCGACGAAACCGCCTATGGCAAGGCCGGCGATCCGAAAAAGCCGGCCCGGATCGTCCAGATCGTGATGGCCGAACGGGACGGCAGGATGTCCTTCATTCCGGACCGGATCGAAATCCGCCGCGGCGAGCAGATCCGCTTCCAGCTCCGCAACAACGGCGAACTCGACCACGAACTCGTGCTGGCGACGCTGGCGGAGAACCTCAAGCACGCCGTCGAGATGCAGAAGAACCCCGACATGGAGCATGACGATCCGAACGCCAGGCGGCTCGCACCAAAGAAGACCGGCGAGATCGTCTGGGCCTTCACCAAGGCGGGCGAGTTCGACTTCTCCTGCCTGATCCCCGGCCACCGCGAAGCCGGCATGACCGGCAAGATCATCGTCAAGTGA
- a CDS encoding copper oxidase codes for MASLSRRGFIGSSGLVLAGTAAVSGRAAFAAVPEAPTMAEATTQAPLVPTTGPDYQPVATLNGWSLPWRMNGDWKEFHLVAEPVVRELAPGMKAYLWGYNGQSPGPTIEAVEGDKVRIYVTNKLPESTAVHWHGQRLPNGMDGVGGLTQPHIPSGKTFVYEFLLRRSGTFMYHPHSDEMVQMAMGMMGFFVVHPKDPAFRRVDRDFVFLLNAFDIEPGSYVPRVAEMTEFNMWCWNSRVFPGIDPFVVGLNDKVRIRFGNLTMTNHPVHMHGYEFKVSCTDGGWVDPAAAWDEVSVDVAVGQMRAFDFVADEPGDWAIHCHKSHHTMNAMGHSVKNYIGVSKKDLAKRIARIAPGYMPMGSNGMGEMGAMEMPLPDNTLPMMTGFAQFGPVEMGGMFSVVKVREGLAKNDYKDPGWFKHPEGTVAYELKGAKLGEAPRATSPDSGVKAAEWRAKDPRKPTLGPDGKPRPAAKNPHSSH; via the coding sequence ATGGCATCCCTTTCCCGCAGAGGCTTCATCGGCTCATCCGGGCTCGTGCTGGCCGGCACCGCCGCCGTCTCGGGCCGCGCTGCCTTCGCCGCCGTACCGGAAGCTCCGACCATGGCGGAAGCGACGACGCAGGCGCCGCTCGTGCCGACCACGGGACCGGACTACCAGCCGGTCGCGACGCTGAACGGCTGGTCCCTGCCCTGGCGGATGAACGGCGACTGGAAGGAGTTCCATCTCGTCGCAGAGCCGGTGGTGCGCGAACTCGCGCCCGGCATGAAGGCGTATCTCTGGGGCTATAACGGCCAGTCGCCGGGGCCGACCATCGAGGCGGTCGAGGGCGACAAGGTCCGCATCTATGTCACCAACAAGCTGCCCGAGAGCACGGCCGTACACTGGCACGGCCAGCGTCTGCCAAACGGCATGGACGGCGTCGGCGGGCTGACGCAGCCGCATATCCCCTCGGGCAAGACCTTCGTCTACGAATTCCTGCTGCGGCGCTCCGGCACCTTTATGTACCACCCGCATTCGGACGAGATGGTCCAGATGGCGATGGGCATGATGGGTTTCTTCGTCGTCCATCCGAAGGACCCCGCCTTCCGCCGCGTCGACCGCGATTTCGTCTTCCTGCTCAACGCCTTCGACATCGAGCCCGGCTCCTACGTCCCGCGCGTCGCCGAGATGACCGAGTTCAACATGTGGTGCTGGAACAGCCGCGTATTCCCGGGCATCGACCCCTTCGTCGTCGGCCTGAACGACAAGGTCCGCATTCGCTTCGGCAATCTGACCATGACCAATCACCCGGTCCACATGCACGGCTACGAGTTCAAGGTCTCCTGCACCGATGGCGGCTGGGTTGATCCGGCGGCTGCCTGGGACGAGGTCTCGGTCGACGTCGCCGTCGGCCAGATGCGCGCTTTCGATTTCGTCGCCGACGAGCCGGGCGACTGGGCGATCCACTGCCACAAGTCGCACCACACCATGAATGCCATGGGGCATTCGGTGAAGAACTATATCGGCGTCAGCAAGAAGGACCTGGCCAAGCGCATCGCCAGGATCGCGCCGGGCTACATGCCGATGGGCTCGAACGGCATGGGCGAGATGGGCGCGATGGAGATGCCGCTCCCGGACAACACCTTGCCGATGATGACCGGCTTTGCCCAGTTCGGCCCGGTCGAGATGGGCGGCATGTTCTCGGTGGTGAAGGTTCGCGAGGGGCTGGCGAAGAACGACTACAAGGACCCCGGCTGGTTCAAGCATCCCGAGGGAACCGTCGCCTACGAACTCAAGGGCGCAAAGCTCGGCGAGGCGCCGCGTGCAACCTCGCCCGACAGCGGCGTGAAGGCGGCGGAGTGGCGCGCCAAGGACCCGCGCAAGCCGACCCTCGGGCCGGACGGCAAGCCGCGCCCCGCCGCCAAGAACCCGCATTCCAGCCACTGA
- a CDS encoding DUF411 domain-containing protein, which translates to MDDISFSRRAWMLGIASVSLGVLRQRPAIAGETLPKMTVTRDPSCGCCGNWVAHVRDAGFPVEVVETTEVLPLKTRLGVPDALASCHTAEIGGYVVEGHVPAPAIKRLLTERPRATGLAVPGMPVGSPGMEVPGQPSDTYEIIVFSAGRQSVFARYRGLEQI; encoded by the coding sequence ATGGATGATATCTCGTTCTCCCGCCGCGCGTGGATGCTCGGCATCGCATCGGTTTCCCTGGGGGTCTTACGACAGCGTCCAGCAATCGCCGGCGAGACCCTCCCGAAGATGACCGTTACGCGGGACCCCAGCTGCGGCTGCTGCGGCAACTGGGTCGCACATGTGAGAGACGCAGGCTTCCCGGTCGAGGTGGTCGAGACTACGGAGGTGTTGCCCCTCAAGACAAGGCTCGGCGTGCCCGACGCCCTCGCCTCCTGTCATACGGCGGAAATCGGGGGCTATGTCGTGGAAGGCCATGTGCCGGCCCCGGCGATCAAGCGATTGTTGACCGAGCGCCCCAGGGCAACCGGCCTGGCCGTTCCGGGCATGCCGGTCGGCTCGCCCGGCATGGAGGTGCCCGGCCAGCCATCCGACACCTACGAGATCATCGTTTTCTCGGCCGGTCGGCAGAGCGTTTTCGCGCGCTATCGAGGGTTGGAGCAGATCTGA
- a CDS encoding ATP-binding protein, whose product MRLPGRLWPDTVASRAILILFAALLAFHLLGYWAFRVGVESFASAGRDGSLAERIVSIKRAIASIPDGAERDRVAHDLSSASLEVHWSKVSLVLGNVPATERTRRMEARLKQFAPDLAAESFRVGLADDGGAATERHLMLVSIRLDDGSWVNFSSSALGAAQHLDWSLTAIMICFAVGIVVVALLLLRWATRPLRDLALAAERFSLDQVPHPLPEAGPAEVRRAARAFNTMRERIQRLVAERMQAMAAVSHDLRTPITRLRLRSELLDDEAARRLIDADLGEMEEMIDSTLEYLRGGLSSEATRRIDLASIIETIVDEHLDLGHDVSLSGLNAAPILGRVLPLKRAFTNIIGNAVKYGVSARVSIAEADGRFVVTVEDDGPGIPLADIERVFHPFVRLEASRGRETGGSGLGLTIAQAIARTHEGSVALENRAGGGLRVTVSLPRLGHPPAPTSR is encoded by the coding sequence TTGAGGCTGCCCGGACGTCTCTGGCCCGATACCGTGGCGAGCCGCGCGATCCTGATCCTGTTCGCGGCGCTGCTTGCCTTCCACCTGCTCGGTTACTGGGCCTTTCGCGTCGGAGTCGAAAGCTTCGCCTCGGCCGGGCGCGACGGCAGCCTCGCCGAGCGCATCGTCTCGATCAAGCGCGCGATCGCCAGTATTCCCGACGGGGCGGAGCGCGACCGCGTCGCGCATGACCTGTCGAGCGCGAGCCTCGAAGTCCACTGGAGCAAGGTCAGCCTCGTCCTCGGCAACGTGCCGGCGACCGAGAGGACGCGCCGGATGGAAGCGCGACTGAAACAGTTCGCGCCCGATCTTGCGGCCGAGTCCTTCCGCGTCGGACTGGCCGATGACGGCGGGGCCGCGACCGAGCGGCACCTGATGCTGGTGTCGATCCGGCTCGACGATGGAAGCTGGGTCAATTTCTCGTCCTCGGCGCTGGGCGCCGCGCAGCATCTCGACTGGAGCCTGACCGCGATCATGATCTGCTTCGCCGTCGGGATCGTCGTCGTCGCATTGCTGCTGCTGCGCTGGGCGACCCGGCCGCTGCGCGACCTCGCGCTGGCGGCGGAGCGCTTTAGCCTCGATCAGGTGCCGCACCCCCTGCCGGAGGCCGGCCCGGCCGAGGTCCGCCGTGCCGCGCGCGCCTTCAATACCATGCGCGAGCGCATCCAGCGCCTCGTTGCCGAGCGCATGCAGGCGATGGCTGCGGTATCGCATGACCTGCGCACGCCGATCACTCGATTGCGATTGCGCTCCGAGCTCCTCGACGACGAAGCGGCCCGGCGCCTGATCGATGCCGATCTTGGCGAGATGGAGGAGATGATCGACTCGACGCTGGAATACCTGCGCGGCGGCCTGTCCAGCGAGGCGACACGACGGATCGACCTCGCCTCGATCATCGAGACCATCGTCGACGAGCATCTCGACCTTGGGCACGACGTCAGCCTGTCCGGACTGAACGCGGCTCCGATCCTGGGCCGCGTCCTGCCGCTGAAGCGGGCCTTCACGAACATCATCGGCAACGCGGTCAAATACGGCGTTTCGGCGCGCGTCAGCATTGCCGAAGCCGATGGTCGATTTGTCGTCACGGTGGAGGATGACGGACCGGGAATCCCGCTGGCCGATATCGAGCGCGTCTTCCATCCCTTCGTGCGGCTGGAGGCATCGCGCGGCCGCGAGACCGGCGGTTCGGGCCTGGGCCTGACGATCGCCCAGGCGATAGCCCGAACGCATGAAGGGTCTGTCGCGTTGGAGAACCGGGCCGGAGGAGGCCTCCGCGTCACAGTCTCGCTGCCGAGGCTCGGTCATCCCCCCGCGCCGACCTCCCGATGA
- a CDS encoding M81 family metallopeptidase codes for MPRRIAFGGFLHETNTFAPSKAGMEAFLQGGGWPPLARGEAIFAAVKDVNVSAAGFVDAARRQDWELLPTLWCAASPSAHVTAEAFEAIASELVERIAAALPLDGVYLDLHGAMVAEHHDDGEGELLRRVRAAIGPEVPLVVSLDLHGNVTPLMMAMADALVAYRTYPHVDMALTGSRSAAVLTQLIETGARPAKAFRQVPYLIPIAWQATGMEPCRTIYAELAALEGPAVPTLSFLPGFPAADFPDCGATVLAYGVTQDDADRAADTVLARVMASEAAFKGRVFSPEDGVAEAMRLAETASKPVVISDTQDNPGAGGDSDTMGMAHALVQGGARRAAIGVIVDAAAAAAAHAAGEGKTISLSLGANSGIPGDKPLTGEFLVEKLSDGRFVAPGPFYGGSRMNLGPSACLRIGDVRIVVGSRKAQMADQAMYRQVGIEPTEQSILVNKSSVHFRADFEPIAETILVCAAPGPMPVDPAALPWRRLRPGLRTSPLGQPFA; via the coding sequence ATGCCGCGCCGCATCGCATTTGGCGGATTTCTGCACGAAACCAACACGTTCGCGCCCAGCAAGGCCGGGATGGAGGCCTTCCTGCAAGGCGGCGGCTGGCCGCCTTTGGCGCGCGGCGAGGCGATCTTCGCGGCCGTGAAGGATGTCAATGTCAGTGCTGCCGGCTTCGTCGACGCCGCGCGCAGGCAGGATTGGGAGCTCCTGCCGACGCTCTGGTGCGCGGCGAGCCCCTCCGCTCATGTCACCGCCGAGGCCTTCGAGGCGATCGCGAGCGAGCTGGTGGAGCGCATCGCCGCCGCGCTGCCGCTGGACGGCGTCTATCTCGACCTGCACGGTGCCATGGTCGCCGAGCATCACGATGACGGCGAGGGCGAACTGCTACGGCGGGTGCGCGCCGCGATCGGGCCGGAGGTTCCACTCGTCGTCAGCCTCGACCTGCATGGCAACGTCACGCCGTTGATGATGGCGATGGCCGATGCGCTCGTGGCCTACCGCACCTATCCGCATGTCGACATGGCCCTGACCGGCAGCCGCTCGGCCGCGGTGCTGACGCAATTGATCGAGACGGGCGCACGCCCGGCCAAGGCCTTCCGTCAGGTGCCCTATCTCATTCCCATCGCCTGGCAGGCGACCGGGATGGAGCCCTGCCGCACCATCTATGCGGAACTCGCCGCACTGGAAGGCCCGGCCGTGCCGACGCTCTCCTTCCTGCCCGGCTTTCCCGCTGCGGATTTTCCCGATTGCGGCGCGACCGTGCTCGCCTATGGCGTGACGCAGGACGATGCCGACCGCGCCGCCGATACCGTCCTCGCCCGGGTGATGGCCAGCGAGGCCGCCTTCAAGGGCCGGGTCTTCTCGCCCGAGGACGGTGTCGCGGAGGCGATGCGTCTGGCTGAAACCGCGTCGAAGCCCGTCGTCATCTCCGACACGCAGGACAATCCTGGTGCAGGGGGCGATTCCGACACGATGGGCATGGCCCATGCCCTCGTGCAGGGCGGCGCCAGACGTGCCGCGATCGGCGTCATTGTCGATGCAGCGGCGGCCGCGGCCGCCCATGCCGCCGGCGAAGGCAAGACGATCTCGCTGTCGCTCGGCGCAAATTCCGGCATCCCCGGCGACAAGCCGCTCACCGGCGAATTCCTGGTCGAGAAACTGTCGGACGGCCGCTTCGTCGCGCCGGGCCCGTTCTACGGGGGCTCGCGCATGAATCTCGGGCCGAGCGCCTGCCTGCGCATCGGTGATGTCCGGATCGTCGTCGGCTCGCGCAAGGCGCAGATGGCCGATCAGGCGATGTACCGGCAGGTCGGCATCGAGCCGACCGAGCAGTCTATTCTCGTCAACAAGAGCTCGGTGCATTTCCGCGCCGATTTCGAGCCGATCGCGGAGACGATTCTCGTCTGCGCCGCGCCGGGGCCGATGCCGGTCGATCCCGCTGCTCTGCCCTGGCGCCGGTTGCGTCCGGGCCTGCGCACTTCGCCTCTCGGCCAGCCCTTCGCCTGA
- a CDS encoding TolC family protein, producing the protein MTLPNHSAAPPRTILHGLSLTSFPVQKTLRLLRWTLLAGAVALLGGCAGFSADGGMSAIRSATYADIGKDVAKVGDDQAALTAKARVDRLLRTPLTADTAVQVALLNNRGLQAAFNELGMAEVQMVAASLPPNPRFGISKLSGRFEVEIERQIVGSLLALATLPARAEIARDRFRTAQMRTAEAVLKLAADTRRQYYRAAAANAQVAFYQEAKSSADAASELFKRLGETGGVNKIDQAREFAFEAELTVQLAQARQQQRQERERLVRLLGLWGDDLKFRVGSPPPLPRLQSVKAIEAEALRKRVDLRIARAELDTLAKSLGLTQATRFVNDSDLLGRRTYDRSRSINDHGHVERESSRSRTLELEIEIPIYDFGQSKVALAEQTYMQAANRLAEKAVNIRSEAREAYTAYRAHYDITRQYQTNVLPLRRIIQEQSLLQYSGMLNDVTDLIADARSRILSNVAAINARRDFWIAHTDFKHALIGGGSGAGGSATAAAAGGGEAGGAGH; encoded by the coding sequence ATGACGTTGCCGAACCATTCCGCCGCGCCGCCGCGCACCATTCTCCATGGGCTCTCCTTGACGTCATTCCCCGTTCAGAAAACCCTCCGCCTGCTGCGCTGGACCTTACTCGCCGGTGCCGTCGCGCTGCTCGGCGGCTGTGCCGGCTTTTCGGCCGATGGCGGCATGAGCGCGATCCGGAGTGCGACCTATGCCGATATCGGCAAGGACGTGGCGAAGGTCGGCGACGATCAGGCCGCGCTCACCGCCAAGGCGCGCGTCGACCGGTTGCTACGCACGCCGCTGACCGCTGACACCGCCGTACAGGTCGCGCTGCTCAACAATCGCGGCCTGCAAGCGGCCTTCAACGAGCTCGGCATGGCCGAGGTGCAGATGGTCGCCGCCAGCCTGCCGCCCAATCCGCGCTTTGGCATCTCCAAGCTCTCTGGCCGTTTCGAGGTCGAGATCGAGCGCCAGATCGTAGGCAGCCTGCTGGCGCTGGCGACCTTGCCGGCGCGGGCCGAGATCGCCCGCGACCGCTTCCGGACCGCGCAGATGCGGACGGCCGAGGCCGTTCTGAAGCTCGCGGCCGACACCCGCCGCCAGTACTACCGCGCGGCCGCGGCCAACGCGCAGGTCGCCTTCTACCAGGAGGCGAAAAGCTCCGCCGATGCCGCGTCCGAGCTGTTCAAGCGGCTTGGGGAAACTGGTGGCGTCAACAAGATCGACCAGGCCCGCGAATTCGCCTTCGAGGCCGAACTCACCGTGCAACTCGCCCAGGCCCGCCAGCAGCAGCGCCAGGAGCGCGAGCGCCTCGTCCGTCTGCTTGGCCTCTGGGGCGACGACCTGAAGTTCAGGGTCGGGAGCCCGCCACCCTTGCCGCGCCTGCAATCGGTCAAGGCGATCGAGGCCGAGGCCCTGCGCAAGCGCGTCGATCTCCGGATCGCGCGGGCCGAACTCGACACGCTCGCCAAGTCGCTCGGGCTCACCCAGGCGACGCGCTTCGTCAACGATAGCGACCTGCTCGGGCGGCGCACCTATGACCGCAGCCGCAGCATCAACGACCACGGCCATGTCGAGCGCGAATCCAGCCGCAGCCGGACGCTGGAGCTCGAGATCGAGATCCCGATCTATGATTTCGGCCAATCGAAGGTCGCACTCGCCGAGCAGACCTATATGCAGGCCGCCAACAGGCTCGCCGAGAAGGCGGTCAATATCCGCTCGGAAGCCCGCGAGGCCTACACCGCCTACCGTGCCCATTACGACATCACGCGCCAGTACCAGACCAACGTCCTGCCTTTGCGCAGGATCATCCAGGAGCAGTCGCTGCTGCAGTACAGCGGCATGCTCAACGACGTGACCGACCTGATCGCGGATGCCCGCAGCCGCATCCTCTCGAATGTCGCCGCGATCAATGCCCGCCGCGACTTCTGGATCGCCCATACCGATTTCAAGCATGCGCTGATCGGCGGCGGCAGCGGGGCTGGCGGCTCGGCCACCGCGGCTGCGGCTGGCGGCGGCGAGGCCGGCGGTGCAGGCCACTGA
- a CDS encoding heavy-metal-associated domain-containing protein, which produces MTETAAPAASAVTFQVADMTCGHCAGRIKSAIESRLPGTTVTADPASKNVSVLGTADYAAIKAAIAAAGYTPSPEQIG; this is translated from the coding sequence GTGACAGAAACCGCTGCGCCAGCCGCCAGTGCCGTAACGTTTCAGGTCGCGGACATGACATGCGGCCATTGCGCCGGCCGTATCAAAAGTGCCATCGAATCCCGCCTGCCGGGTACGACGGTGACCGCCGACCCTGCTTCGAAGAACGTGAGCGTGCTTGGCACCGCCGATTATGCCGCGATCAAAGCCGCCATCGCTGCTGCGGGCTATACGCCGAGCCCGGAACAGATCGGTTGA
- a CDS encoding M20 aminoacylase family protein has product MPALPEILSFTDELVAIRRDLHAHPEIGFEEVRTSNIVAEKLAAWGIEVHRGIGKTGLVGILHGTGGPGRRIGLRADMDALPIQEITNLPWRSTVAGKMHACGHDGHTTMLLGAARYLAENRGFKGTAVFVFQPAEEGLGGARSMIAEKLFERFPCDEIYGLHNSPDLDPGQISIFPGPAMAGADFFDIKITGRGSHGAMPHMGRDPIVVAMSLANALQTIVSRNADPREAAVLSITQIHAGSAYNVIPEEAALAGTIRTFSPEIGALVRDRMREIAAGTAASFGVTIEVDIRNIFNVLVNHEAQTQAVVEVAAEIVGADGVLTEVKPLMGSEDFADMLRVVPGAYAWVGHAGTVPVHNPAYVLDDGILPVGASLLARLVETRAAA; this is encoded by the coding sequence ATGCCCGCCCTGCCTGAGATCCTGTCCTTCACTGACGAGCTCGTCGCCATCCGCCGCGATCTCCACGCTCATCCCGAGATCGGCTTCGAGGAGGTCAGGACCTCCAATATCGTCGCGGAGAAGCTCGCCGCCTGGGGCATCGAGGTCCATCGTGGCATCGGCAAGACCGGCCTGGTCGGCATCCTCCACGGCACCGGCGGGCCCGGCCGGCGCATCGGCCTGCGTGCCGACATGGATGCGCTGCCGATCCAGGAAATCACCAACCTGCCCTGGCGCTCGACCGTCGCCGGCAAGATGCACGCTTGCGGTCATGACGGGCACACGACCATGCTGCTCGGTGCGGCACGCTATCTCGCCGAGAACCGCGGCTTTAAGGGCACCGCCGTGTTCGTCTTCCAGCCGGCCGAGGAAGGGCTCGGCGGCGCGCGCAGCATGATCGCCGAGAAGCTGTTCGAGCGTTTCCCCTGCGACGAGATCTACGGCCTGCACAATTCGCCCGATCTCGATCCCGGCCAGATTTCGATCTTCCCCGGCCCCGCGATGGCGGGCGCCGATTTCTTCGACATCAAGATCACCGGCCGCGGCAGCCATGGCGCCATGCCGCATATGGGGCGCGACCCCATCGTCGTCGCGATGAGCCTCGCCAATGCGCTGCAGACCATCGTCAGCCGCAATGCCGACCCGCGCGAGGCCGCCGTGCTCTCGATCACGCAGATCCATGCCGGCTCGGCCTATAACGTCATTCCCGAGGAGGCGGCGCTGGCCGGCACGATCCGCACCTTCTCGCCGGAGATCGGCGCGCTCGTGCGCGATCGCATGCGCGAGATCGCCGCCGGCACGGCGGCAAGCTTCGGCGTCACCATCGAGGTCGACATCCGCAACATCTTCAACGTGCTGGTCAATCACGAGGCGCAGACCCAAGCCGTCGTCGAGGTCGCCGCCGAGATCGTCGGGGCCGATGGCGTGCTGACCGAGGTCAAGCCGCTGATGGGCAGCGAGGATTTCGCCGACATGCTGCGCGTCGTGCCCGGCGCCTATGCCTGGGTCGGCCATGCCGGCACCGTGCCGGTTCACAACCCGGCCTATGTCCTCGACGACGGCATCCTGCCGGTGGGTGCGAGCCTGCTGGCACGGCTGGTCGAGACGCGCGCCGCCGCCTGA
- a CDS encoding response regulator transcription factor, whose protein sequence is MSVRTEEESRRLRGMVMSGNAEHETGQASAAPNADDHGHILVVDDDPQIRLLVARFLQRHGYQVTGAPDGRAMMEALAHSAIDLIVLDLMLPGRSGVELCRDVRSTSQVPIVMLTARGEESDRIAGLEGGADDYVTKPFSPRELLARIRAVLRRLRAPRNSVLTQPSGILSFDGWILDLRRRELQSPAGTLIDLSTGEFDLLVAFVEHANRVLSREALMQFAKARMSDDPFDRTIDVQISRLRRKLEADTNGSQLIKTVRGAGYLFASTIGHHKGQSA, encoded by the coding sequence TTGTCCGTCCGTACGGAGGAGGAGAGCCGGCGCTTGCGCGGCATGGTGATGTCAGGAAACGCGGAACACGAAACGGGTCAGGCGTCTGCCGCGCCGAACGCCGACGATCACGGTCATATCCTGGTGGTGGATGACGATCCCCAGATCAGGCTGCTGGTCGCGCGCTTTCTGCAGCGGCACGGCTACCAGGTGACCGGTGCGCCGGATGGCCGTGCCATGATGGAAGCGTTGGCGCATAGCGCCATCGACCTGATCGTCCTCGACCTGATGCTGCCGGGGCGCTCGGGCGTCGAGCTGTGTCGCGACGTGCGTTCCACCTCGCAGGTCCCGATCGTGATGCTGACCGCCCGCGGCGAGGAGAGCGACCGCATCGCGGGCCTCGAAGGCGGGGCGGACGACTATGTCACCAAGCCGTTCAGCCCGCGCGAATTGCTGGCGCGCATCCGGGCCGTGCTGCGCCGCTTGCGGGCGCCGCGAAACTCCGTGCTGACGCAGCCGAGCGGAATCCTGAGCTTCGACGGCTGGATCCTGGACTTGCGGCGCCGGGAGCTGCAATCACCGGCCGGGACCTTGATCGATCTCTCGACCGGGGAGTTCGATCTGCTCGTCGCCTTCGTCGAGCATGCCAACCGGGTGTTGTCGCGTGAGGCGCTGATGCAGTTCGCCAAGGCACGGATGAGCGACGATCCGTTCGACCGGACGATCGATGTCCAGATCAGCCGCCTGCGCCGCAAGCTGGAGGCCGATACCAATGGCAGCCAGTTGATCAAGACGGTGAGGGGCGCGGGCTACCTGTTCGCCTCGACGATCGGGCACCATAAAGGACAGAGCGCTTGA
- a CDS encoding TRAP transporter large permease subunit yields the protein MDTTVLASLILAGSLLLLLAGGVWVALSLLTVGMVMMGLFTTAPMGSLIASTLWDSSWGWALTSLPLFIWMGEILFRSKLSADMFQGLAPWVSRLPGRLLHVNVLGCGIMAAVAGSSAVTCATIGRISVPELEKRGYPLNLTIGTLAGSGTLGLLIPPSIIMIVYGVTAEVSIARLFIAGILPGLLLMTLFMGYTAIWSLLNRDRMPPAEPPVPFREKIYRSRRLIPVALLIASVVGSIYGGIATPTEAATIGVIGALILAAVGGGLTRASFVDGLMAAMRTSCMISFIIACAACLTIAVAFVDIPRSLASWVDAMHLSPYALLAVLAVFILILGCFLEGISIIVLTSSVVLPMVQAAGIDLLWFGIFVVVLIEAAQITPPVGFNLFVLQSITGKNILAVTKAAIPYFFVLMLLLVLMTLFPQIVTALPKMMTG from the coding sequence ATGGATACCACCGTTCTCGCCTCGCTCATCCTCGCCGGCTCCCTGCTCCTGCTGCTCGCCGGCGGCGTCTGGGTGGCGCTCTCGCTGCTCACCGTCGGCATGGTGATGATGGGGCTCTTCACCACGGCGCCGATGGGTTCCCTCATCGCCTCGACGCTCTGGGATTCGAGCTGGGGCTGGGCGCTGACCTCGCTGCCGCTCTTCATCTGGATGGGCGAGATCCTGTTCCGCTCGAAGCTCTCGGCCGACATGTTCCAGGGGCTGGCGCCCTGGGTGTCGCGGCTGCCGGGCCGGCTGCTCCATGTCAACGTGCTGGGCTGCGGAATCATGGCGGCGGTCGCCGGCTCCTCGGCCGTGACCTGTGCCACGATTGGCCGGATCAGCGTGCCAGAGCTGGAGAAGCGCGGCTATCCGCTCAACCTGACGATCGGGACGCTCGCCGGCTCAGGCACGCTCGGGCTGCTGATCCCACCCTCGATCATCATGATCGTCTATGGCGTGACGGCGGAAGTCTCGATCGCGCGGCTGTTCATCGCCGGCATCCTGCCCGGCCTGCTGCTGATGACGCTGTTCATGGGCTATACGGCGATCTGGAGCCTGCTCAATCGGGACAGGATGCCGCCGGCCGAGCCGCCCGTGCCATTCCGGGAGAAGATCTACCGCTCGCGCCGCCTGATCCCGGTGGCGCTATTGATCGCCTCGGTGGTCGGCTCGATCTATGGCGGCATCGCCACCCCGACCGAGGCTGCGACCATCGGCGTGATCGGCGCTTTGATCCTGGCGGCGGTCGGCGGCGGGCTGACGCGCGCGAGCTTCGTGGACGGGCTGATGGCGGCGATGCGGACCTCCTGCATGATCTCCTTCATCATCGCCTGCGCCGCCTGCCTGACCATTGCCGTCGCCTTCGTCGACATTCCCCGCTCGCTGGCGAGCTGGGTCGATGCGATGCACCTCTCACCCTACGCGCTGCTGGCGGTGCTGGCCGTTTTCATATTGATCCTCGGCTGCTTCCTCGAGGGCATCTCGATCATCGTGCTGACATCGTCGGTCGTGTTGCCGATGGTGCAAGCGGCGGGCATCGATCTGCTCTGGTTCGGCATCTTCGTGGTGGTGCTGATCGAAGCTGCGCAAATCACGCCACCGGTCGGCTTCAACCTGTTCGTGCTGCAGAGCATCACCGGCAAGAACATCCTCGCGGTGACCAAGGCGGCGATCCCTTACTTCTTCGTGCTGATGCTGCTGCTGGTGCTGATGACGCTATTCCCGCAGATCGTGACAGCGCTGCCGAAGATGATGACCGGCTGA
- a CDS encoding copper-binding protein: MLKTAATLAFLVAALPAAAQSVNGTVTKIDEAQGKLTINHGPIKNLDMDSMTMVFRAGDPTMLKGLKAGTKVKFDADRVNGQLTVTRLQKAK; encoded by the coding sequence ATGCTGAAGACCGCCGCCACCCTCGCCTTTCTCGTCGCCGCGCTGCCGGCCGCCGCCCAGTCGGTCAACGGCACCGTCACCAAGATCGACGAGGCCCAGGGCAAACTCACCATCAATCACGGCCCGATCAAGAATCTCGACATGGACAGCATGACAATGGTGTTCCGCGCCGGCGACCCCACCATGCTCAAGGGTCTGAAAGCCGGGACCAAGGTCAAGTTCGACGCCGATCGGGTCAACGGCCAGCTCACCGTCACCAGGCTTCAGAAGGCGAAGTGA